A region from the Streptobacillus canis genome encodes:
- a CDS encoding left-handed beta-roll domain-containing protein encodes MEKKLLKAMFFLLTVNIIYGTPASQYVDITSVTGITTTNTKSSGAGAMAIGPASEAHGPNSIAIGNGAKTEFFPEGNHEKIVAFGRTKDKLSGGIAIGNKTHARVGTIDIGHRDITGAIGDWNAQGSKSDLLDRISTTTVGDNSINRGNFSSIFGAYNIISKRPRVNGKGILGFISNSTAATQGLGSVITGTLNSIEGNEQKLNYAGLASIVSGTANKISKSNGVAIIGVGNEVSNSYLTPNSEKLFNAFLTGGGSSNIKEFADTFREFSNEVELGSVGITGGANKVDFALFSNITGVGNKLIGSGARLNLTLNSNNTQAASDKFSTFNNILGYKNTLEDVNHLILIGSSNNVTTATSNLVFGNNHILKGTADAKAEGNIVLGFNTTKEESNFKVSGKNIVAVG; translated from the coding sequence ATGGAGAAAAAATTATTAAAGGCGATGTTTTTTTTACTAACGGTAAATATAATTTATGGAACCCCAGCATCTCAATATGTTGATATAACAAGTGTTACAGGGATAACTACAACAAATACTAAATCATCAGGTGCAGGAGCAATGGCGATTGGGCCAGCATCAGAAGCACATGGACCTAATTCAATTGCAATAGGAAATGGTGCAAAAACAGAATTTTTTCCAGAAGGAAATCATGAAAAAATTGTAGCTTTTGGAAGAACAAAAGATAAATTAAGTGGAGGAATAGCTATAGGAAATAAAACGCATGCACGTGTTGGAACTATAGATATAGGGCATAGAGATATAACAGGAGCAATTGGAGATTGGAATGCACAAGGTAGTAAGTCAGATTTACTTGATAGAATTTCAACGACAACAGTAGGAGATAATTCAATAAATAGAGGAAATTTTTCATCAATATTTGGAGCATATAACATAATATCTAAAAGACCTAGGGTTAATGGTAAAGGGATTTTAGGATTTATTAGTAATTCCACTGCAGCAACGCAAGGGTTAGGTTCAGTAATTACAGGTACGTTAAATTCTATTGAAGGCAATGAACAAAAATTAAACTATGCAGGGTTAGCTTCAATAGTATCTGGTACTGCAAATAAAATAAGTAAAAGTAATGGGGTTGCTATTATAGGAGTAGGTAATGAAGTTTCAAATTCATATTTAACTCCAAATTCTGAAAAATTATTTAATGCTTTTCTTACTGGTGGAGGAAGTAGTAATATAAAAGAATTTGCAGATACATTTAGAGAGTTTTCAAATGAAGTAGAATTAGGCTCTGTTGGGATAACTGGGGGTGCTAATAAAGTTGATTTTGCTCTGTTCTCAAATATAACTGGAGTTGGAAATAAATTAATTGGAAGTGGAGCAAGATTGAATTTAACATTAAATTCTAATAATACACAAGCAGCTTCAGATAAATTTAGTACTTTTAATAACATTTTAGGATATAAAAACACATTAGAAGATGTAAATCATTTAATTTTAATTGGATCAAGTAATAATGTTACAACAGCAACAAGTAATTTGGTTTTTGGAAAT
- a CDS encoding OmpA family protein, whose amino-acid sequence MKKILYFYLFFSFFSFSNNEYEINELNKGLERAFQNIEVMKEVLTGLVNSESNQIIEINELKEKIENLNNQLKEYKEIQKKINNLENIIIQNLEKNKENIIKEKNKIEEESIFEKKYKTKILIIDGFGFKSAKLSYENKNKILDFFTKISNDKIEKIEILGYADNQGVEWYNQSISKIRAKFVYEFIIQNLKINKELISYEGRSTENIDISNLKNRRVEIKVFYI is encoded by the coding sequence ATGAAAAAAATATTGTATTTTTATCTCTTTTTTTCTTTTTTTTCTTTTTCAAACAATGAGTATGAAATCAATGAATTAAATAAGGGGTTAGAAAGAGCATTTCAAAATATTGAAGTAATGAAAGAAGTGTTAACAGGGTTAGTTAATTCTGAAAGTAATCAAATAATTGAAATTAATGAACTAAAAGAAAAAATAGAAAATTTAAATAATCAGTTAAAAGAATATAAAGAAATACAGAAAAAAATAAATAATTTAGAAAATATAATTATTCAAAATTTAGAAAAAAATAAAGAAAATATAATTAAGGAAAAAAATAAAATAGAAGAGGAATCAATTTTTGAAAAAAAATATAAAACAAAAATATTAATTATAGATGGTTTTGGGTTTAAAAGTGCAAAACTATCATATGAAAATAAAAATAAAATATTAGATTTTTTTACAAAAATATCTAATGATAAAATAGAGAAAATTGAAATTTTAGGATATGCAGATAATCAAGGAGTAGAATGGTATAATCAATCAATATCTAAAATTCGTGCAAAATTTGTTTATGAATTTATAATTCAAAATTTAAAAATAAATAAAGAATTAATAAGTTATGAGGGTCGTTCAACTGAAAATATAGATATTTCAAATTTAAAAAATAGAAGAGTAGAAATAAAAGTTTTCTATATCTAA